Proteins from a single region of Amorphus orientalis:
- the dgcA gene encoding N-acetyl-D-Glu racemase DgcA, with product MSRTLSARIEKFPIAGEFRISRESRTEATVVVAEITDGSHRGRGEGVPYGRYGESPEAVLAAVEAMAAAITGGLDRQGLRQEMAPGAARNALDCALFDLEAKASGVRAFTSAGLSGLEPLTTAYTLSLGEPEAMRAAAEAAADRPLLKVKLGGPGDVARIKAVRAGAPNARLIVDANEGWSHDTYFDNITACADVGVELVEQPLPADRDGLLATVRRPVPVCADESVHVASDLKALTGRYDAVNIKLDKAGGLTEALTMAETAEELGLTIMVGCMLATSLAMAPAVLVAQKAAVVDLDGPLLLAQDREPALRYDGSILHPPEPELWG from the coding sequence ATGAGCCGCACCCTCAGCGCCAGAATCGAGAAGTTTCCGATCGCGGGAGAGTTTCGCATCTCCCGCGAGAGCCGGACCGAGGCCACGGTGGTGGTCGCCGAGATCACTGACGGCTCCCACCGGGGGCGCGGCGAAGGCGTGCCCTATGGCCGCTACGGCGAATCGCCCGAGGCCGTGCTTGCCGCCGTCGAAGCGATGGCGGCGGCGATCACCGGCGGGCTCGACCGCCAGGGCCTGCGTCAGGAAATGGCGCCGGGAGCGGCCCGCAACGCGCTGGACTGCGCGCTGTTCGACCTGGAGGCGAAGGCCTCCGGCGTCCGGGCCTTCACGTCCGCAGGCCTGAGCGGACTGGAGCCGCTCACCACCGCCTACACGCTGAGCCTCGGCGAACCCGAGGCGATGCGGGCGGCGGCGGAGGCGGCGGCCGACCGGCCGCTTCTCAAGGTGAAGCTCGGCGGACCCGGCGACGTAGCCCGGATCAAGGCCGTGCGGGCGGGAGCCCCCAACGCGCGGCTGATCGTGGATGCCAACGAAGGCTGGAGCCACGACACCTATTTCGACAACATCACCGCCTGCGCGGACGTCGGTGTCGAACTGGTCGAGCAGCCGCTTCCGGCCGACCGGGACGGGCTTCTGGCGACCGTGCGCCGTCCGGTTCCCGTCTGCGCGGACGAAAGCGTCCACGTCGCCTCCGATCTGAAGGCGCTGACGGGGCGCTACGATGCGGTCAACATCAAACTCGACAAGGCCGGCGGGCTGACCGAGGCCCTGACCATGGCCGAGACGGCCGAAGAACTCGGGCTGACCATCATGGTCGGCTGCATGCTGGCGACCTCGCTGGCGATGGCGCCGGCGGTCCTCGTCGCCCAGAAGGCGGCGGTGGTGGACCTCGACGGTCCGCTGCTTCTGGCTCAGGACCGGGAGCCTGCGCTGCGCTATGACGGCTCGATCCTGCATCCGCCCGAGCCTGAGCTCTGGGGCTAG
- the dgcN gene encoding N-acetyltransferase DgcN: protein MELKHPYLLFLGDVADSLAAKTALGIVDWRPNWCVGQWRLEGCKADAGLPEMDARAAAEAGAKTMVVGAVNAGGVLPAHWVASIVAALEAGLDVATGLHQKLADVPEIRAAAEKSGGRLLDVRHSTEKFATGKGTKRPGRRLLTVGTDCSVGKKYTALALESAMREAGMDADFRATGQTGVFISGRGAAIDAVVADFISGAAEWLSPAADPNHWDVVEGQGSLYHPSFAGVSLGLLHGAQPDAFVVCHEPTRTKMRGVEHPIPSIRDVIDLTIRCGSLTNPDIRCVGLAVNTAALGEAEARAFLDQVSGEHGLPASDPVRFGVTAIVEELRKSFA from the coding sequence ATGGAGCTCAAGCACCCTTATCTGTTGTTTCTGGGTGACGTTGCCGACTCGCTCGCCGCCAAGACCGCCCTGGGTATCGTCGACTGGCGCCCCAACTGGTGCGTCGGGCAGTGGCGCCTCGAAGGCTGCAAGGCCGATGCCGGTCTGCCGGAGATGGACGCGCGCGCTGCCGCCGAGGCCGGCGCCAAGACCATGGTCGTGGGCGCGGTGAACGCCGGCGGAGTGCTGCCGGCGCACTGGGTCGCCTCCATCGTCGCCGCGCTGGAGGCCGGCCTCGATGTGGCGACGGGTCTCCACCAGAAGCTGGCCGACGTGCCGGAGATTCGCGCCGCTGCGGAGAAGTCGGGCGGCCGGCTTCTCGATGTGCGCCATTCGACGGAGAAGTTCGCGACCGGCAAGGGAACGAAGCGTCCCGGCCGACGGCTCCTTACGGTGGGCACCGACTGCTCCGTCGGCAAGAAGTACACCGCACTCGCCCTGGAAAGCGCCATGCGCGAAGCCGGCATGGACGCGGATTTCCGGGCCACCGGCCAGACCGGCGTGTTCATTTCGGGTCGCGGTGCGGCGATCGACGCAGTGGTCGCGGACTTCATTTCGGGTGCGGCGGAATGGCTGTCGCCGGCGGCCGATCCCAATCACTGGGACGTGGTCGAGGGGCAGGGCTCGCTCTACCACCCGTCGTTCGCAGGCGTGTCGCTCGGCCTTCTGCACGGAGCGCAGCCGGACGCCTTCGTGGTCTGCCACGAACCGACGCGTACGAAGATGCGCGGCGTCGAGCATCCGATTCCCTCGATCCGCGACGTGATCGACCTCACCATCCGCTGCGGCAGCCTGACCAACCCGGACATCCGCTGCGTCGGTCTTGCGGTCAACACGGCCGCGCTCGGCGAGGCGGAGGCCCGCGCCTTCCTGGACCAGGTCTCCGGGGAGCACGGCCTTCCCGCCAGCGATCCGGTCCGCTTCGGCGTCACGGCGATCGTCGAGGAACTGCGGAAGAGCTTTGCTTAG